TGTTAGAACGAGGACCAGTGGAAAAGCGTGGAGGGAACTCTTTCTTCACGGATGGAGCCATTCGTGTTGCATACAATAATTTGGACGCAATCAGAAATATAATACCTGAATTAACAGATGAAGAATCCGATTTAATTGTAATGCCTGAATACTCGGAATCCGATTATTACAATGATCTAATGCGAGTAACAGGTGGACAAAGTAATCCTGAGTTAGCAAAACAGCTGGTTTCTAGATCGTATGAAACAATTACGTGGATGCGTGATCAGGGAATAAAATTTGAATTGAATTATGAAAATCAATCTTTCGTACAAGATGGAAAGCGCAATTTCTGGGGGGGACTGCCTATCAAAACGGAGGATAAAGGCGTTGGCTTAATGAGACAGCTCTTTGCGCGGACAGAAGAAATCGGCATCGACGTTTGGTACGATTCACGTGCTGTGGAGCTAGTATCAGAGCATAACACAATAACCGGTGTCGTTGTTGAGAACGATCATACAATGGTAACTGTTCAGACATCCGGTGTGATTTTGGCTTGTGGCGGCTTTGAAGCCAATAAGAAAATGAGAAGTGAAAATATTGGTGAAGAATGGGAAGCGGCTATTGTTCGTGGAACCGAGTTCAACACAGGAGACGGCATTTCCATGGCTATGGCAGTTGGGGCTGAAAAATTTGGGCAGTGGTCTGGATGTCATTCTATTGGGACAGATTATAATGCGCCAAAAGTAGGAGACTTCACGAAGCCGGGAGATATTTTTAAAAAGCATTCTTATCCTTACAGCGTCATGCTTAATAATGAAGGGAAACGGTTTGTTGATGAAGGAGCAGATTTGCGAAATTACACCTATGCCAAATACGGCCGTGAGGTACTAAAACAGCCTGGACATGTGGCA
The DNA window shown above is from Peribacillus sp. FSL P2-0133 and carries:
- the tcuA gene encoding FAD-dependent tricarballylate dehydrogenase TcuA → MKSYHYLTGGVKMSNTQNYDVVVVGAGNAALCAAISAKEGGARVLVLERGPVEKRGGNSFFTDGAIRVAYNNLDAIRNIIPELTDEESDLIVMPEYSESDYYNDLMRVTGGQSNPELAKQLVSRSYETITWMRDQGIKFELNYENQSFVQDGKRNFWGGLPIKTEDKGVGLMRQLFARTEEIGIDVWYDSRAVELVSEHNTITGVVVENDHTMVTVQTSGVILACGGFEANKKMRSENIGEEWEAAIVRGTEFNTGDGISMAMAVGAEKFGQWSGCHSIGTDYNAPKVGDFTKPGDIFKKHSYPYSVMLNNEGKRFVDEGADLRNYTYAKYGREVLKQPGHVAYQIYDAQVRPMLRKEYDLEEATIYKADTLGELASLLPVNQTQFLKTIEEYNSAVQDGEYRPAEKDGKGTKGITPPKSNWALRIEQGPFYAFPVTCGITFSFGGLHVDTTGHVLDKEEQPIKGLFAAGEMIGGIFYENYPGGSGLMSGAVFGKLAGSSAARYTQEKVETINNH